The following proteins come from a genomic window of Fontisubflavum oceani:
- the gltX gene encoding glutamate--tRNA ligase, with the protein MADTPAPVVTRFAPSPTGFLHIGGARTALFNWLYARGRGGKFVLRIEDTDRERSTPEATQAILNGLAWLGLDWDGEPISQFAGRDRHAEVATEMLAQGSAYKCFSTQEEIAAFRDAARAEGRSTLFLSPWRDVPEDQHPDAPFVIRLKAPRDGQTVIEDAVQGAVTVRNDQLDDMILLRSDGTPTYMHAVVVDDHDMGITHVIRGDDHLNNAARQAQIYTAMGWDLPVFAHIPLIHGPDGKKLSKRHGALGVEEYAAMGYPPAAMRNYLARLGWSHGDDELFTDAQALEWFDLGGVGKSPARLDFKKLEHVASWHIAQMDDADLVEEIARFREMTDQPALSQVQHNGLLTAMYCLKDRAKSLPDLLEKAQFVIAKRPLDRDEKSQAALTDVSRGILLELTTQLQNDSWSRDTLEAVLTTTAEAHGLKFGQLAQPLRAALAGRAATPSVYDMMLVIGRDETIARLTEAAAPAQ; encoded by the coding sequence ATGGCCGATACGCCTGCACCCGTGGTCACCCGCTTTGCCCCCTCGCCCACCGGTTTTCTGCATATCGGGGGCGCACGCACGGCGCTGTTCAACTGGCTCTACGCCCGCGGCCGGGGCGGCAAGTTTGTGCTTCGGATCGAAGACACGGATCGGGAGCGCTCGACCCCCGAGGCCACACAAGCGATCCTGAACGGGCTCGCCTGGCTTGGCCTCGATTGGGACGGAGAACCGATCAGTCAGTTCGCTGGCCGCGACCGTCACGCGGAGGTCGCGACGGAGATGTTGGCGCAAGGGTCAGCCTATAAATGCTTCTCCACCCAAGAGGAGATCGCCGCATTCCGCGATGCCGCCCGTGCCGAGGGCCGCTCCACGCTCTTCCTCTCTCCCTGGCGCGATGTGCCGGAAGATCAACACCCGGATGCGCCCTTTGTGATCCGCCTGAAAGCGCCGCGCGACGGGCAAACCGTGATCGAAGACGCCGTTCAGGGCGCCGTGACGGTGCGCAACGATCAGCTCGACGATATGATCCTGCTCCGCTCCGACGGCACACCGACCTATATGCACGCAGTTGTGGTGGATGATCACGACATGGGCATCACTCATGTGATCCGTGGCGACGACCATCTCAACAACGCCGCGCGGCAGGCGCAGATCTATACCGCGATGGGCTGGGATTTGCCGGTCTTCGCCCATATCCCGCTGATCCATGGGCCAGATGGTAAGAAGCTTTCGAAACGCCACGGCGCGCTTGGCGTCGAAGAATATGCCGCCATGGGCTATCCGCCCGCCGCGATGCGCAACTATCTGGCTCGGCTCGGGTGGTCCCATGGCGATGATGAGCTTTTCACCGATGCGCAGGCATTGGAATGGTTCGACCTGGGCGGAGTTGGCAAATCGCCCGCCCGGCTCGACTTCAAAAAGCTGGAACATGTGGCGTCTTGGCATATCGCGCAGATGGATGATGCCGATTTGGTCGAAGAGATCGCTCGGTTTCGGGAGATGACAGACCAGCCAGCTCTTTCGCAGGTGCAGCATAACGGATTGTTGACTGCGATGTATTGCCTCAAGGATCGGGCCAAATCCTTGCCTGATCTGCTTGAAAAGGCCCAATTTGTTATAGCGAAACGGCCACTTGACCGGGATGAAAAGAGCCAGGCGGCGCTGACCGATGTATCCCGTGGTATACTGTTAGAATTGACTACGCAGCTGCAGAATGATAGCTGGTCCCGTGACACGCTTGAGGCGGTCCTGACCACAACGGCCGAGGCCCACGGGCTGAAATTCGGCCAGCTTGCGCAGCCCTTGCGCGCGGCTCTGGCCGGTCGGGCAGCAACGCCCAGTGTCTATGACATGATGCTCGTCATTGGCCGCGATGAAACGATCGCCCGCCTGACGGAGGCCGCCGCCCCCGCCCAATGA
- a CDS encoding ComEC/Rec2 family competence protein, with protein sequence MTRVRLWHLIDRVQQSQRGALMPWAPVFLGLGVAWYFGFRVEPGWPVYSLALLLALVAAAIAWRWREVAGPAVTALLLVVLGLCLAGFRAHDAAGPVLEFRYYGPIEGRIVAIDRSASDAIRLTLDQVVLERTSPERVPNRVRVSLHGEQRWLTPEPGARVMMTGHLGPPEGPAEPGGFDFQRHAWFLEIGAVGYTRVPALLLEPREGWALPLTHLRLDLSAAIQARIPGEAGAFAAAVLSGDRSGLSAGPLEDMRRANIAHLLAISGLHMGLLTGFVYAALRFVLALIPALALRYPIRKWAALAALGAGAFYLALSGGNVATERAFIQVAVMFTAVLLDRRAITLRSVAIAALIVLAHRPETLLSPGFQMSFAATAALVAVFNALRGHRWLTDLPVWSKGVVALVISSVVAGAATAPFSAAHFNQVAVYGLLANLLTVPVMGSVVIPCAVFAALLWPLGLEEIAFWTMEKGLVWILAVAHEVATLPGATRPIVAPPAGVLAAISLGVIFVILWQGRARLLGFAPVALALVIWSGSDRPDLLLSSSGRLAGLETSEGRALTKPRGDGFVAGIWLENDGDRADQPEAAIRPGWQAEGEGWHVVLESGHSLWHGAGRRAAREMEAACARHDIVLVSERLRDYAPDLVPMAEETGSHLSAVERVDWIGATLSPDQVDRAAYAEDLPAITPDAPCLLISGDTLAETGAISLYVTKDRVEFTTARALQGARLWTRGR encoded by the coding sequence GTGACAAGGGTGCGCCTCTGGCATCTGATCGACCGGGTTCAGCAAAGCCAGCGCGGGGCGCTGATGCCGTGGGCGCCCGTTTTCCTCGGTCTCGGTGTGGCGTGGTATTTTGGGTTTCGGGTGGAGCCCGGTTGGCCTGTCTACAGTTTGGCGCTTCTGCTGGCACTCGTCGCAGCAGCGATCGCATGGCGTTGGCGAGAAGTGGCGGGCCCCGCTGTCACGGCACTTCTCCTCGTCGTGTTAGGTCTGTGCCTGGCCGGGTTTCGCGCCCATGATGCCGCGGGGCCGGTGCTGGAGTTCCGCTATTACGGGCCGATCGAGGGGCGGATCGTGGCGATTGATCGTTCAGCCTCCGATGCGATCCGGCTAACCTTGGATCAGGTTGTGTTGGAACGGACATCGCCCGAACGCGTGCCCAATCGGGTTCGGGTCTCCCTACATGGGGAGCAGCGCTGGCTCACCCCTGAACCGGGGGCGCGGGTGATGATGACCGGCCATCTGGGGCCGCCCGAGGGGCCCGCCGAGCCTGGCGGTTTCGATTTTCAGCGCCATGCCTGGTTCCTCGAAATCGGTGCGGTGGGGTATACCCGCGTGCCGGCATTGCTTCTGGAACCACGTGAAGGTTGGGCCTTGCCGCTGACCCATCTGCGGCTGGACCTGTCAGCCGCGATCCAGGCACGGATTCCGGGGGAGGCGGGCGCGTTTGCGGCGGCAGTGCTGAGCGGCGACCGCTCCGGTCTCTCCGCCGGACCGCTGGAGGATATGCGCCGCGCGAACATCGCGCATCTGCTGGCGATCTCAGGGTTGCATATGGGGCTGTTGACCGGGTTCGTCTATGCCGCTCTGCGCTTTGTTCTGGCGCTTATCCCGGCTCTGGCGCTGCGTTATCCGATCCGCAAATGGGCGGCGCTGGCGGCCTTGGGGGCAGGGGCGTTTTACCTGGCCCTCTCCGGTGGAAATGTCGCGACGGAACGGGCCTTTATCCAGGTGGCGGTGATGTTCACCGCCGTCTTGCTCGATCGGCGGGCGATCACGCTCCGCTCGGTGGCGATTGCGGCCCTGATTGTCCTGGCGCACCGTCCTGAGACCTTGCTCAGCCCTGGGTTTCAGATGTCCTTTGCCGCGACCGCAGCGCTTGTGGCCGTGTTCAACGCTTTGCGCGGCCATCGGTGGCTGACCGATCTGCCGGTTTGGTCCAAGGGCGTGGTGGCGCTGGTGATTTCTTCCGTTGTGGCGGGCGCGGCCACCGCGCCTTTCTCTGCAGCGCATTTCAATCAAGTGGCGGTCTATGGGCTCTTGGCCAATCTGTTGACGGTGCCGGTGATGGGCAGCGTCGTGATCCCTTGTGCGGTTTTCGCAGCATTGCTCTGGCCGCTTGGCCTCGAAGAGATCGCGTTTTGGACGATGGAGAAGGGCCTGGTTTGGATTTTGGCTGTCGCCCATGAAGTCGCCACACTGCCGGGCGCGACGCGCCCGATCGTCGCGCCGCCTGCCGGCGTTTTGGCGGCGATCAGCCTCGGGGTAATTTTCGTCATCCTTTGGCAGGGCCGGGCACGACTCCTGGGGTTTGCGCCGGTGGCGCTCGCTTTGGTGATCTGGTCAGGCAGCGACCGGCCCGATTTGCTATTGTCTTCCTCCGGGCGCTTGGCGGGGCTTGAAACATCGGAGGGGCGCGCCCTGACCAAGCCACGGGGAGACGGGTTTGTTGCCGGGATCTGGCTCGAGAATGATGGGGATCGGGCGGATCAGCCCGAGGCTGCCATCCGCCCGGGCTGGCAGGCCGAGGGGGAGGGCTGGCATGTTGTTTTGGAGAGCGGTCATAGCCTCTGGCATGGGGCTGGTCGCCGCGCGGCGCGCGAGATGGAAGCCGCCTGCGCTCGCCATGACATTGTCTTGGTTTCTGAGCGGTTGCGGGATTACGCGCCCGACCTCGTGCCAATGGCGGAAGAAACGGGGTCACATCTTTCGGCTGTTGAACGTGTGGATTGGATTGGGGCGACGCTGTCGCCGGATCAGGTGGACCGCGCGGCCTATGCCGAGGACCTGCCGGCCATCACCCCCGATGCCCCGTGCCTGTTGATTTCGGGTGACACATTGGCCGAAACCGGCGCGATTTCCCTCTATGTCACCAAGGATCGCGTCGAATTCACCACCGCGCGCGCCCTGCAAGGCGCGCGGCTGTGGACGCGCGGGCGTTAA
- the lexA gene encoding transcriptional repressor LexA, with protein MLTKKQLDLLEFIHKRMQRDGVPPSFDEMKEALDLRSKSGIHRLITALEERGFIRRLAHRARAIEIVKLPEALEAKTGFTPRVIEGDRSAPPAGAMPVSGVGAMDLPVMGRIAAGTPIEAISQVATHVTVPQQMVGTNKHHYALEVKGDSMIEAGINNGDIVVIEESATADNGDIVVALVEDQEATLKRFRQKGNMVALEAANPAYETRMLRDDQVKVQGKLVGLIRTY; from the coding sequence ATGCTGACGAAGAAACAGCTCGACCTTTTGGAGTTTATCCACAAGCGGATGCAACGCGATGGCGTGCCGCCCTCTTTTGATGAAATGAAAGAGGCGCTGGATTTGCGCTCGAAATCCGGCATTCACCGGCTGATCACGGCACTTGAGGAGCGAGGGTTCATCCGCCGACTGGCCCATCGCGCCCGTGCGATCGAGATTGTGAAATTGCCCGAGGCGCTGGAAGCGAAAACCGGCTTCACACCGCGCGTGATCGAAGGTGATCGGAGCGCCCCGCCCGCGGGCGCGATGCCGGTCAGCGGGGTCGGTGCGATGGACCTGCCGGTGATGGGCCGGATCGCCGCGGGGACACCGATTGAAGCGATCAGCCAGGTGGCGACCCATGTGACCGTACCGCAGCAGATGGTGGGCACGAACAAGCACCACTACGCGCTTGAGGTCAAAGGCGATTCCATGATCGAGGCCGGGATCAACAATGGCGATATCGTCGTGATTGAAGAAAGCGCGACCGCCGATAATGGTGATATCGTCGTGGCGCTGGTCGAAGATCAGGAGGCGACACTGAAACGCTTCCGGCAGAAGGGCAATATGGTTGCGCTTGAAGCTGCAAACCCGGCATATGAGACCCGCATGCTGCGCGACGATCAGGTTAAGGTGCAGGGTAAATTGGTCGGGTTGATCCGCACCTATTAA